The Chanos chanos chromosome 6, fChaCha1.1, whole genome shotgun sequence genome includes a region encoding these proteins:
- the LOC115815667 gene encoding putative gustatory receptor clone PTE03, translating to MGNGNISFTFYLTVFKEQNQFRYFSFVISLLVYLSIIFFNATVLLAVFKEKSLHKPMYFLICCLCINALYGTAGFFPRLLIDFLSDTHKISRQVCFTQIFVIYTYAVSEYTILTLMAFDRHAAICHPLRYHNIMTPKVTSVCIACAFLYVISYMGLAISFLVSIPLCGNEIERLYCSNWSVVRLSCVNTTNKNILGYLVTATTVFAPAGFIIFTYVRILIICQKMSSEYRGKALQTCVPHIVTFVNYSVASFCDVALSRYDLGKYQVVALVFSVEFLVIPPILNPLMYGLSLPDIRKKILCLFHFSK from the coding sequence ATGGGAAATGGAAACATCTCATTCACTTTTTATCTCACAGTTTTTAAAGAGCAAAATCAATTTCGATATTTTTCCTTCGTGATTTCGCTTTTAGTATACCTTTCCATCATATTTTTTAATGCCACTGTCTTATTGGCTGTGTTTAAGGAGAAGTCTCTTCATAAACCAATGTATTTCCTCATCTGCTGTCTATGCATAAATGCTCTATATGGCACAGCTGGTTTCTTCCCAAGATTACTgattgattttctctctgacacacacaaaataagccGCCAAGTATGTTTTACCCAGATTTTTGTTATTTACACCTATGCAGTATCTGAATACACGATACTAACTTTGATGGCATTTGACAGACATGCTGCAATATGTCATCCTTTAAGATACCACAATATCATGACTCCAAAAGTCACATCTGTCTGTATAGCCTGTGCTTTCCTTTACGTGATATCTTATATGGGTCTTGCCATTTCCTTTCTAGTTAGTATTCCTTTATGTGGTAATGAAATAGAAAGACTGTACTGTTCTAACTGGTCTGTAGTCAGGCTATCTTGTGTTAACACCACAAACAAGAATATACTGGGGTATTTAGTCACAGCAACTACTGTTTTTGCACCTGCAGGTTttattatatttacatatgtaagAATTTTGATTATTTGTCAAAAAATGTCATCAGAATATAGGGGCAAAGCACTGCAAACATGTGTCCCTCACATTGTAACCTTTGTGAACTACTCAGTTGCATCATTTTGCGATGTTGCTTTAAGTAGATATGATCTTGGGAAGTATCAAGTTGTTGCTTTAGTGTTTTCAGTAGAATTTCTTGTGATCCCTCCCATACTGAACCCTCTCATGTATGGCCTGAGTTTGCCAGACATACgcaaaaaaattctgtgtttatttcacttttcaaaatag
- the LOC115814924 gene encoding putative gustatory receptor clone PTE03: MGNGNISFTFYLTVFKEQNQFRYFSFMISLLVYLSIIFFNATVLLAVFKEKSLHKPMYFLICCLCINALYGTAGFFPRLLIDFLSDTHKISCQACFTQISVIYTYAVSEYTILTLMAFDRHVAICHPLRYHSIMTPKVTSVCIACAFLYVIFYLSLAIYFLVSIPLCGNEIERLYCSNWSVVRLSCVNTMINNILGYCVTITTVFAPASFIIFTYVRILIICQKMSSEYRGKALQTCAPHIVTFVNYSVASFCDVALSRYDLGKYQVVALVFSVEFLVIPPILNPLMYGLSLPDIRKKILCFFHFSK, encoded by the coding sequence ATGGGAAATGGAAACATCTCATTCACTTTTTATCTCACAGTTTTTAAAGAGCAAAATCAATTTCGATATTTTTCCTTCATGATTTCGCTTTTAGTATACCTTTCCATCATATTTTTTAATGCCACTGTCTTATTGGCTGTGTTTAAGGAGAAGTCTCTTCATAAACCAATGTATTTCCTCATCTGCTGTCTATGCATAAATGCTCTATATGGCACAGCTGGTTTCTTCCCAAGATTACTgattgattttctctctgacacacataaaataagCTGCCAAGCATGTTTTACCCAGATTTCTGTTATTTACACCTATGCAGTATCTGAATACACGATACTAACTTTGATGGCATTTGACAGACATGTTGCAATATGTCATCCTTTAAGATACCACAGTATCATGACTCCAAAAGTCACATCTGTCTGTATAGCCTGTGCTTTCCTTTACGTGATATTTTATTTGAGTCTTGCCATTTACTTTCTAGTTAGTATTCCTTTATGTGGTAATGAAATAGAAAGACTGTACTGTTCTAACTGGTCTGTAGTCAGGCTCTCTTGTGTTAACACCATGATCAACAACATACTGGGATATTGCGTCACAATAACTACTGTTTTTGCACCTGCAAGTTTTATTATATTTACGTATGTAAGAATTTTGATTATTTGTCAAAAAATGTCATCAGAGTATAGGGGCAAAGCACTGCAAACATGTGCCCCTCACATTGTGACCTTTGTGAACTACTCAGTTGCATCATTTTGTGATGTTGCTTTAAGTAGATATGATCTTGGGAAATATCAAGTTGTTGCTTTAGTGTTTTCAGTAGAATTTCTTGTGATCCCTCCCATATTGAACCCTCTCATGTATGGTCTGAGTTTGCCAGACATACgcaaaaaaattctgtgtttctttcacttttcaaaatag